A window from gamma proteobacterium SS-5 encodes these proteins:
- a CDS encoding 50S ribosomal protein L25/general stress protein Ctc — MENFIVNAKPRTDTGKGASRRLRHGGNIPGIVYGGDTEPQMLELEHSEMQRHLEHEAFYSHILTLNLDGKEEKVVLKDLQRHPAKPFIQHVDFLRVKEGKAIRMTVPVHFRNEATAPGVKRGGTATKYMTSVELACVPADLPEFIEINMADLDVGDSVHLADIQLPEGVSFPALARGPEHNYAVVAILGGRNVK, encoded by the coding sequence ATGGAAAACTTTATTGTCAACGCCAAGCCGCGCACAGACACAGGGAAGGGTGCGAGCCGCCGCCTGCGTCACGGCGGCAACATCCCCGGTATCGTCTATGGCGGTGATACCGAGCCACAGATGCTGGAGCTGGAGCACAGCGAGATGCAGCGCCACCTGGAGCATGAGGCCTTCTATTCCCACATCCTCACCCTGAACCTGGATGGCAAGGAAGAAAAGGTGGTACTCAAGGACCTGCAGCGCCACCCGGCCAAGCCCTTCATCCAGCACGTGGACTTCCTGCGCGTGAAGGAAGGCAAGGCCATCCGCATGACCGTGCCGGTACACTTCCGGAACGAGGCCACTGCCCCCGGCGTCAAGCGTGGCGGCACCGCCACCAAGTACATGACCAGCGTCGAGCTGGCCTGCGTACCGGCCGATCTGCCCGAGTTCATTGAGATCAACATGGCCGATCTGGACGTGGGTGACTCGGTACACCTGGCCGACATCCAGCTGCCCGAAGGCGTCAGCTTCCCCGCCCTGGCCCGTGGCCCGGAGCACAACTACGCCGTGGTCGCCATCCTGGGTGGTCGCAACGTCAAGTAG
- a CDS encoding ribose-phosphate diphosphokinase — MPNAGMMVFSCNANPGLAEEIVQRLTIPLGKAVVAQFSDGEILVEVQENVRGRDVYVVQSTSAPTNDNLMELLVTIDALRWASAGRITAVIPYFGYARQDRRPRSARVPITARMVAKMIASAGADRVLTVDLHADQIQGFFDIPVDNVYASPVLLHDIWCHMSDDLMVVSPDVGGVVRARALAKRLDDADLAIIDKRRPKPNEARVMNIIGDVEGRSCVLIDDLVDTAGTLCLAAKALKEQGASRVTAYCTHPVLSGPAVSNINNSVLDELVVTNSIRLSPEAEACAKIRQLSIGEMLAETIRRISNNESVSSLFVD, encoded by the coding sequence ATGCCAAATGCCGGCATGATGGTATTTTCCTGCAACGCCAATCCCGGTCTGGCCGAAGAGATCGTGCAACGCCTCACCATCCCCCTGGGCAAGGCGGTGGTGGCCCAGTTCAGCGACGGTGAGATCCTGGTCGAGGTGCAGGAGAACGTGCGTGGCCGGGATGTCTATGTGGTGCAATCCACCTCGGCACCCACCAATGACAACCTGATGGAGTTACTGGTCACCATAGACGCACTGCGCTGGGCCTCGGCCGGGCGCATCACCGCCGTCATCCCCTACTTCGGCTATGCCCGCCAGGACCGCCGTCCGCGCTCGGCGCGGGTGCCCATCACCGCCCGCATGGTGGCCAAGATGATCGCCAGCGCCGGTGCCGACCGGGTACTCACCGTCGATCTCCACGCCGATCAGATCCAGGGCTTCTTCGACATCCCGGTGGACAACGTCTATGCCTCGCCGGTACTGCTGCACGATATCTGGTGCCACATGAGCGATGACCTGATGGTGGTCTCCCCCGACGTGGGCGGCGTGGTGCGTGCCCGTGCCCTGGCCAAGCGGTTGGACGATGCCGACCTGGCCATCATCGACAAGCGTCGGCCCAAGCCCAATGAGGCACGGGTGATGAACATCATCGGCGACGTGGAAGGGCGCAGCTGTGTGCTCATCGACGACCTGGTGGATACCGCCGGCACCCTCTGCCTGGCGGCCAAGGCGCTGAAGGAACAGGGTGCCTCGCGGGTGACGGCCTACTGCACCCATCCGGTGCTGTCCGGGCCTGCGGTGAGCAACATCAACAACTCGGTGCTGGATGAGCTGGTGGTGACCAACTCCATTCGCCTTTCCCCCGAGGCGGAGGCCTGTGCTAAAATTCGCCAGTTGAGCATCGGCGAGATGCTGGCCGAGACCATCCGCCGCATCAGCAACAACGAATCGGTCAGCTCCCTGTTTGTGGACTGA